One part of the candidate division WOR-3 bacterium genome encodes these proteins:
- the trxA gene encoding thioredoxin has product MVKELTDNDFHREVDKSTLPYLVDFWAVWCPPCSMVAPILEEIAKEYDGKLHIGKINVDNEIKVANEFVIQNIPTMIIFDKGTEVERIIGALPKEQIVKKFEKYIAK; this is encoded by the coding sequence ATGGTTAAAGAACTTACTGATAATGACTTCCACCGGGAAGTTGATAAATCGACTCTCCCCTATCTGGTTGATTTTTGGGCAGTTTGGTGTCCACCGTGTTCGATGGTTGCCCCCATTCTGGAAGAAATAGCCAAAGAATACGACGGAAAATTGCATATCGGGAAGATTAACGTCGATAATGAAATTAAGGTCGCAAATGAATTTGTCATACAGAATATCCCAACCATGATCATTTTTGACAAAGGCACCGAGGTTGAAAGAATCATCGGTGCCTTGCCAAAAGAACAGATCGTAAAGAAATTTGAGAAATATATAGCAAAATAG
- a CDS encoding TlpA family protein disulfide reductase, whose protein sequence is MIKKVLRIMSILVIIAVACGSGNKSKSGQTELTDFTLVSLDGEEYTLSSLKGQVVIIDFWATWCPPCRNSIPTFMKLYEKYNERGFTILGIGLDDEEALINFKNQMNIPYPILVGSNELAKAYGVSGIPKTIFIDKKGSIRKTQVGFAPELESQFDALVDSLLNE, encoded by the coding sequence GTGATTAAGAAAGTGCTGAGGATAATGTCAATTCTGGTAATAATCGCAGTTGCCTGTGGTTCAGGAAACAAATCAAAATCCGGCCAGACCGAGTTGACTGATTTTACGCTTGTTTCGCTTGACGGCGAAGAATATACGCTATCGTCTCTCAAAGGGCAGGTGGTGATAATTGATTTTTGGGCAACTTGGTGCCCGCCCTGCAGAAACAGCATCCCAACCTTTATGAAGTTATATGAGAAATATAATGAGCGAGGTTTTACGATCCTGGGCATTGGCCTGGATGACGAAGAGGCTTTGATCAATTTCAAGAATCAGATGAACATCCCCTACCCTATTCTCGTCGGGAGCAACGAGCTCGCTAAGGCTTACGGTGTCAGCGGTATTCCCAAGACGATATTCATAGATAAGAAAGGTAGCATAAGAAAGACACAGGTTGGTTTTGCACCTGAGCTTGAGTCCCAGTTCGACGCGCTCGTTGATTCACTGCTGAACGAATGA